CCCAACGGGTGGCGCGGGGCCTCAGTCGGTCCGTGCGGGAGGCCGGGATTACTCTGGTGGCGGCCACCCACCGGCCGGAGGTGCTCGAGGCCCTGGAGCCCGACCAGGTCGTGTACGTGGGCTACGGCTCCGTCTGGTCTGTCAAGCCAGAGAGATCCACCCAGAGCACCCCGCCGGGCCGCAGGGGAACGGGAATGGGCCGCAGGTAACGTCGGGGCTCCGCAAGAACCCACGCCCACAGCTTCCCTCCTCCCGCGTACCGCCGGAGGAAGTCCGGATCCCCCCGATGGAGGTCGTGGTAGGCCTCCAGCTCTCCCAGCGTGAAGGGACCCTGCACACCCACGATGGATACTTCTCCGATGAGGAATCCCCGGCTCACGATCCCTACAGGGCCTCGGATCCGGGTGGGATGCTTGCGTAGCTCCCAGGCTTTCCTTCCCTCCACGATCCAGGTGGCATACGGCTCCCGTACCACAAGCCCCCGACGCGGCAAGCGGCCCTCCGCCATCGCGCTACGCCACCCCCCGGGTTTTCAGCTCCCCGATGGCCTCGAAGGCGCGCTCCACCTCATCGGGATGGGTGTAGAAGTGGGCGGACATCCGGATGCCGGCCTGAGGCCGGTAGTCCACGAGGATGTCCCGCTGGACCAGTTCGTGCGCCACCCGCTCTGCACCGGGGAAGTCCACCACCACCATTCCGCCCCGCTGCGCGGAATCCCGCGGGGTACGGACCTGAAGTCCCAGCTCGTCCGCCCGCTCGATCATGCGCTGGGTGAGCCGCACGGACTTCTCCCGGATCGCCTCCACTCCTACTTCCAGCACGACCTCCAGGCCGGCCCGCGCCGCGAAAAACCCGGGAATCCCGGGCGTGCCCGTGGCAAACCGCATGGCGTCCGGTGCCAGGTCCACCTCGAGCGCGAAGGCAAAGGGGGCCCGGTGGCCGAACCACCCCACCAACCGCGGCCGGAGTTCCGGGATCCGATCGGGGCGCACGTACATCCAGGCGGCCCCCGGCCCCCCGCACAGCCACTTGTGCGACCCTCCCAGCACCGCATCCGCGCCCCAGGCCCGTACGTCGATGGGCACGCAGCCCGCGGTCTGGTACGCATCCACGATCACCCAGGCCTCGTGCCGGTGAGCGAGCTCCGTGATGGCCTTCACATCCTGCAGGAATCCCGACCGGAAGATCCCGTGGTCCACCACCACCGCGAGGGTCTCGGAGTCCACGGCCTCCTCCCATGCTTCGAGGGGAACCGTGATCCCGTCCGGGCTCTGAAGGAGGTGGAGGCGCAATCCGAGGTCTGCGTGCATCTGGAGGGCATAGAGGAGGGAGGGGAAGTTCAGGTCCGTGGCCACCACCTTGGTTCGACCGCGGGGCTGGAGGAGGGCCGAGAGGAGGATGCCGAAGAGGGTGGAGACGTTCTGGTGCAGCACCACGCTGCCTTCCGGAGCTCCAAGGAGGGTGGCGATCCGGTTCGCGTGCTCCTGGACATACGGTTCCCACGCCTCCCACGCCCGCACTCCTCCTTCCTCCCACATCCGCAGGTACTCCTCCATCCACTTCCGGGCGGATCGGGGCATGGCGCCCATGGAGTGGGAGACGAGGTAGGTGGTACGGGCCAGGACGGGGAACTCCTCCCGCCAGCGCAGCAGGGGGTCGTTCATTCCTCCCGCTCCACGAAGGTCCGGGCCTCCCACAGGAGGGGGAAGAATTTCTTGGGAAGGGTACTCCGCAGGTAATCCACCCCGGTGAAGTAGTCCCGATCCGAGGATCCCACCGTCCGCTGCACGTCCTCCTGTCCCGTCCCTGGCCGGGCTCCGATCATCCGTTCCACCATCAGCACGTGTCGGTGGCGCCACAGGGAGAAGGCCTCGTCGTAACTCAGAAGGGTCTCGCACAGCTCGTCCAGGTCTGCCAGGGCGGGCTCCCGATGGATACGGATGAGGGTATGGAGCAGTTCTGCGTCGGAGGAGGCGGCAAGCCCTCGGCGGCGCAGCAGGCCCACGAAGGCATCCCACACGCTGGGCTCCTCCAACCGGCGCCGGAGCACCCTCAAGTCCTCGGGCATCTCCTCGAAGCTCCGGAGGTACCGGGGATCCTTCAGGCCCGAGAGGAACTCCACCTCCCGGAACTGCCGGCTCTGGAAGCCACTTGCGGGCCGGAGATGCGACCGGAACTCCAGGAAGTCCCACGGCCGCATGGTCTCCAGCACGTCGAACCCGCCCGTCATGACCCGGCAGATCTCCGTCACCCGCCGCAACAGGCGCACAGCCCCCCGCAGCTCGCCCCGCTCCAGGGCCTCCCGCACGGACTCCAGCTCGAAGAGCAGCAGCTTGAACCACAGCTCGAATACCTGGTGGACGATGATGAACTGCAGCTCATCGTGGGCGTCGCTGAGACGCGTCTGGAGGGAGAGGAGGTCATCCGTCCGAATGTACGAACCGTAGGTGAGCGGCCGGATCCGCGCCTCCATACTCACGCCCCCTTTCCCGGCGGGTTCCGGTTCAGACGCCATGCGTCCGGCCCTCCCCCTCCGGCCTCACCCCTCCTTCCGGGGGATCGCGGCGATCCCCTCGATCTCCACCAGGGCCTCCTCCCGGAAGAAGCCGGTGACCTCGAAGAGGGCCATGGCGGGGTAGTAGCCGCCGAAGAAGGCCCGGAACACTTCCCCGATGGATCTCCGATGCTCCAGGTAGGCCGCGCGATCCCGCACGAAGATGTTGAGCTTCACCACGTCCTGCAGGGTGCCACCCGCCGCCTCCACCACCGCCTGCAGGTTCGCGAGCGCCTGCCGGAACTGCTCCACGAGATCCGGAGCCAGACGGCCCTGGGGATCGCTGCCGTCCTGGCCGCCCAGGAACAGCAGATCCCGCCCCCGCACGAGGATCCCGTGGCTATACCCCCGGGGGGGCGGAAGGGAAGGCGGATTGATGATCCGGCGTTCCCCCATCCTCTCCCCTGTGCTGCGGCCCGTGTCACCGGAACCCTTCGATGCCCGGATCCTCTTCCCTCCTTCCAGCACAGGAAATCTTCGGAAGTGGTGCGAATTTCCCGGGGGAGGTGATCTCATGGAGCCGGATCCCCGGGCCCGCGCGGCCCTGCGCCACATCCCGGCCTACGTGGCAGGAGGCTTTCCCGAGCGGTTGCGCCGCGCCCTCGGGGGGCAGAGTCCCGTAAAGCTGGCCTCCAACGAAAATCCCCTCGGCCCTTCTCCCCGGGCCCTGGAGGCGCTGGTGGCCGCGGGCAACGTCCTCGGCCGCTATCCGGACGACGAGGGCTGGGAACTACGCCGGGCCCTGGCACAGCGGCTTCGGATCCCCGTGGAGTGGGTGGAGGTGGGTGCAGGCAGCAGCGCGCTCCTAAAACTCCTGGCAGAGGCTTACCTCGACCCCGGGAATTCCGTGGTCTATCCTTGGCCGACCTTTCCCCTCTACGCGGTGTTCGCACGGATGCAGGGGGCCCAGGAGGTCGCCGTTCCCCTGGACGAGGGCGGACGGCCTGATCTCCGGAGGCTTCTGGAGGCGGGGAAAGACGCGCGGATGGTGATCCTGTGCAACCCCAATAACCCCACGGGAACCTACGTATCGGAGCCGGAACTCCGGGAGTTCCTGGAACGGGTGCCGGAAGGAGCCCTCGTGGTTCTGGACGAGGCGTACGGGGAGTTCGCCCGGGATGCGGCAACGGATTACCCGGACGGGGTGCGGTGGGTACGGGAGGGTCGTCGGATCGCGGTGCTGCGCACGTTTTCCAAGATGTACGGCCTCGCGGGCCTGCGGGTGGGATACTTGGTGGCCCCGCCGGAGATCCTGGAGGCGGTGCGGCGGGTCCGGGAGCCCTTCCAGGTGAGCGCCGCGGCCCAGACCGCGGCCCTGGCCGCTCTGGAGGACGAGGAGCACGTGGCCCGGACCCTGGCGGTGGTGGCCGCGGGCCGGAGGTTCCTCGAGGAGCTGGCCGCGGACCTCGGACTCCGGTTCTACCGAAGCGTGGCGAACTTCGTGTGGTTGGACGTGGGCATACCCGCCCGCCGGGTAGCCGAGGCCCTGCTCCAAC
This sequence is a window from Armatimonadota bacterium. Protein-coding genes within it:
- a CDS encoding aminotransferase class V-fold PLP-dependent enzyme codes for the protein MNDPLLRWREEFPVLARTTYLVSHSMGAMPRSARKWMEEYLRMWEEGGVRAWEAWEPYVQEHANRIATLLGAPEGSVVLHQNVSTLFGILLSALLQPRGRTKVVATDLNFPSLLYALQMHADLGLRLHLLQSPDGITVPLEAWEEAVDSETLAVVVDHGIFRSGFLQDVKAITELAHRHEAWVIVDAYQTAGCVPIDVRAWGADAVLGGSHKWLCGGPGAAWMYVRPDRIPELRPRLVGWFGHRAPFAFALEVDLAPDAMRFATGTPGIPGFFAARAGLEVVLEVGVEAIREKSVRLTQRMIERADELGLQVRTPRDSAQRGGMVVVDFPGAERVAHELVQRDILVDYRPQAGIRMSAHFYTHPDEVERAFEAIGELKTRGVA
- the hisC gene encoding histidinol-phosphate transaminase, which gives rise to MEPDPRARAALRHIPAYVAGGFPERLRRALGGQSPVKLASNENPLGPSPRALEALVAAGNVLGRYPDDEGWELRRALAQRLRIPVEWVEVGAGSSALLKLLAEAYLDPGNSVVYPWPTFPLYAVFARMQGAQEVAVPLDEGGRPDLRRLLEAGKDARMVILCNPNNPTGTYVSEPELREFLERVPEGALVVLDEAYGEFARDAATDYPDGVRWVREGRRIAVLRTFSKMYGLAGLRVGYLVAPPEILEAVRRVREPFQVSAAAQTAALAALEDEEHVARTLAVVAAGRRFLEELAADLGLRFYRSVANFVWLDVGIPARRVAEALLQQGVLVRPGPGDATWIRVTVGTPQELDRFGRALRSVLRALRAD
- a CDS encoding ASCH domain-containing protein, yielding MAEGRLPRRGLVVREPYATWIVEGRKAWELRKHPTRIRGPVGIVSRGFLIGEVSIVGVQGPFTLGELEAYHDLHRGDPDFLRRYAGGGKLWAWVLAEPRRYLRPIPVPLRPGGVLWVDLSGLTDQTEP
- a CDS encoding RidA family protein gives rise to the protein MGERRIINPPSLPPPRGYSHGILVRGRDLLFLGGQDGSDPQGRLAPDLVEQFRQALANLQAVVEAAGGTLQDVVKLNIFVRDRAAYLEHRRSIGEVFRAFFGGYYPAMALFEVTGFFREEALVEIEGIAAIPRKEG
- a CDS encoding tryptophan 2,3-dioxygenase family protein, which produces MEARIRPLTYGSYIRTDDLLSLQTRLSDAHDELQFIIVHQVFELWFKLLLFELESVREALERGELRGAVRLLRRVTEICRVMTGGFDVLETMRPWDFLEFRSHLRPASGFQSRQFREVEFLSGLKDPRYLRSFEEMPEDLRVLRRRLEEPSVWDAFVGLLRRRGLAASSDAELLHTLIRIHREPALADLDELCETLLSYDEAFSLWRHRHVLMVERMIGARPGTGQEDVQRTVGSSDRDYFTGVDYLRSTLPKKFFPLLWEARTFVEREE